A genomic region of Dreissena polymorpha isolate Duluth1 chromosome 4, UMN_Dpol_1.0, whole genome shotgun sequence contains the following coding sequences:
- the LOC127877128 gene encoding mucin-2-like encodes MDSTGCTIICCSNATYIKAKVPLSALTDARLVSRLVRRMNALPKEVFIPSGHWELGNPSHHTSITSLLGLQPIQIESVVVLHLPTFTSRKSPDLAATASSPSSPSLPTQAFVPVALPSVTPAAVSTLSFIPDAATSPTTDVLFPKSTSDMHTVQTPESTPVPKHLIIDERPTQLDFDYNDLRSPTPVSISSPQRTEDLETSDHQPTSAVLPSYSSSPFYNPVSPTPVSHGNTSSTPNYEPAEVPTQTQSSKNKSAFRIPPVYIPTPRHSSVKEVLKTKAHSLLLEGRLPLLPPARREWNDVPVNSIQITPTISWPPAEWTCWAPDQKTLYYEFVAMTLHAHTTPLPRSLLRARYNFLALPGSLDLQNDALAATMKQNFNLVRLIALNEDPTTPDVQMSVLSAFDALPRDSSLDDLLARLKDVPLRLKKQKKN; translated from the coding sequence ATGGATAGCACTGGATGCACCATCATTTGCTGTTCCAATGCTACTTACATCAAAGCCAAAGTCCCACTCTCCGCATTGACTGATGCTCGTCTGGTAAGCCGTTTGGTACGACGTATGAATGCACTGCCTAAGGAAGTATTTATTCCATCAGGTCATTGGGAATTAGGAAATCCATCCCATCATACTTCTATTACATCATTACTTGGACTTCAACCCATCCAGATTGAATCTGTGGTAGTCCTCCATCTTCCCACCTTCACGTCAAGAAAATCTCCTGATCTTGCCGCCACAGCATCTTCACCCTCAAGTCCATCACTCCCTACACAAGCCTTTGTTCCAGTCGCTTTGCCTTCCGTCACTCCTGCTGCCGTTTCCACATTGTCTTTCATACCCGATGCAGCAACTTCACCTACAACTGATGTCCTCTTTCCCAAATCAACATCTGATATGCATACTGTTCAAACACCTGAGTCTACGCCAGTTCCAAAACATCTGATCATTGATGAACGTCCAACTCAACTTGATTTTGACTACAATGACCTACGCAGTCCCACACCAGTCTCAATATCCTCCCCGCAACGCACCGAAGACCTAGAGACCAGTGATCATCAGCCAACATCAGCAGTATTACCGTCATACTCCAGCTCCCCATTCTACAACCCCGTTTCGCCTACACCAGTTTCTCATGGGAACACATCATCAACGCCAAACTATGAGCCTGCAGAAGTACCAACACAAACACAGTCCTCCAAGAACAAATCAGCTTTCAGAATTCCTCCTGTCTACATCCCCACACCACGCCATTCCTCGGTCAAAGAAGTCCTCAAGACGAAGGCCCATTCGCTTCTTCTTGAAGGCCGACTTCCACTTCTTCCACCAGCTCGACGAGAATGGAATGATGTTCCTGTCAACAGTATCCAGATAACTCCAACTATCTCCTGGCCACCTGCTGAATGGACTTGCTGGGCTCCGGATCAGAAGACGCTTTATTACGAGTTTGTCGCTATGACACTCCATGCGCACACTACGCCGCTTCCAAGATCTCTCCTGAGGGCTAGATACAATTTTCTTGCACTCCCTGGAAGCCTTGATCTTCAAAACGACGCCCTTGCAGCAACAATGAAACAGAACTTCAATCTTGTTCGACTGATTGCCCTCAATGAAGATCCAACTACACCAGATGTCCAGATGTCAGTCCTGTCCGCCTTTGATGCCCTTCCCCGTGACTCCTCTCTTGATGATCTCCTTGCCCGCCTGAAGGATGTGCCACTTCGTCTGAAGAAACAGAAGAAGaattaa
- the LOC127877129 gene encoding maspardin-like, producing MPKMSEIHNSPEYQSFRSSVPQKKLVVDDDDKKEWTIYDCGPRCVKCPLICLPPASGTADVFFKQMLSLSAAGIRIISVEYPIYWTMREFCEGLKKLLDSLQLDRVHLFGASLGAFLAQKFAEYTSRSPRVASVILCNGFYETSIFQQTNSAPTFWMMPALFLKKMVMGNFDRRLTDPEIADSIDFMVEKLDSLSQQDLASRLTLNCMNCYVEPQKLNGIEVTLMDVFDDCALSYDVREEMYKAYPNAKRAHLKSGGNFPYLSKSLEVNIFIQVHLKAYDETSYSAKYIEPEMKADD from the exons ATGCCAAAAATGAGTGAAATACATAACTCACCAGAATATCAGAGTTTCCGGAGCTCAGTTCCACAGAAAAAA CtggttgttgatgatgatgacaagAAAGAGTGGACCATCTACGACTGCGGGCCAAGATGTGTTAAGTGTCCACTGATATGCCTTCCTCCTGCCAGTGGGACAGCAGATGTGTTCTTCAAGCAAATGCTTTCATTATCAGCAGCAGGGATCAGAATCATATCT GTTGAGTACCCTATCTACTGGACCATGCGAGAGTTCTGTGAAGGACTGAAGAAGCTGCTGGACTCTCTGCAGCTTGACAGG GTCCATTTGTTTGGGGCTTCCTTGGGTGCCTTTCTTGCTCAAAAGTTTGCTGAATACACAAGCCGGTCCCCTAGAGTGGCATCTGTTATACTGTGCAATGGATTCTATGAAACCAGCATTTTCCAACAAACTAATTCAGCACCTAC GTTTTGGATGATGCCGGCTTTATTCTTAAAGAAGATGGTAATGGGAAACTTTGACCGCAGGCTCACAGACCCAGAGATTGCAGACTCCATAGATTTCATGGTCGAGAAG CTCGACAGCCTAAGTCAGCAGGACCTGGCCTCCCGTCTCACACTGAACTGCATGAACTGCTATGTGGAGCCACAGAAACTGAACGGAATAGAGGTCACACTGATGGAT GTGTTTGATGATTGTGCCTTGTCATATGATGTGCGTGAAGAGATGTACAAAGCCTACCCGAATGCAAAGCGGGCCCACTTGAAGTCCGGTGGCAACTTTCCTTACTTGAGTAAGAGCTTAGAAGTCAACATCTTTATTCAG GTGCACTTAAAAGCATATGATGAGACCAGTTACTCTGCCAAGTATATTGAACCAGAAATGAAGGCCGACGACTGA